GCCTCGGAGTCGACACCCGATGCCAATGGAATCGCGCGGCGCAGCCTCGACATCGCCGGCAACGGCCGGTTTGTCCGCAACATCGTCGAACGCTCCGAGGAAGAACGCGAATTCCGCCTCGACCACTCTGAGCACGCCGGGACCGGGGAATTCACTGACGAGGAGCTGATGACGATCACCGATCAGGACGTCGAGAAGTCGGTAGAGCCGCTGCTGCGCGGCCTCGGGCTGTCGGTGCCGGCATGACCAGTAATGAGCCGGACCGCGAAAGGGACGGAGCGCGGCGTTCGTTCGCCTCACGAACCCCGGTCGACGACAACCCCGACAAGGTTGAGTATCGCCGTGGTTTCGTCACCCGCCATCAGGTGAGCGGCTGGCGCTTCGTGATGCGCCGGATCGCGTCCGGAATCGCCCTGCACGACACCAGGATGCTCGTCGACCCGCTGCGCACCCAGTCGCGCGCGGTGCTGATGGGCGTGCTCCTGCTGATCACCGGCTTGGCGGGCTGCTTCGTATTCTCGCTGATTCGGCCCAGCGGGTCGGCGGGCAACAATCCCGTGCTCGCCGACCGGTCGACCGCCGCGCTGTACGTGCGGCTCGGCGACGACCTGCACCCGGTGCTCAACCTGACCTCCGCCCGGCTGATCGTCGGCCGGCCGGTCAACCCCACCACGGTGAAAAGCAGTGAGCTGGACCGGTTTCCGCGCGGCAACCTGATCGGCATTCCGGGTGCGCCGGAACGCATGGTGCAGAACACCTCGCACGACGCGAACTGGACGGTGTGCGACGCCGTCAGCGGAACTTCGCACGCTGCCCACAGCACGGGCGTCACGGTGATCGCGGGGACGCCGGACGGCCGCGGCGCGCGCGCGGCCGCGCTCGGATCCGGGCAGGCGGTCCTGGTCGACAACGGCACCGGCACCTGGCTGCTGTGGGACGGCAAGCGCAGCCAGATCAACCTGTCCGACCATGCGGTGACGAACGCGCTGGGCTTGGGTCTGGGAGCCGCCGACGGGCCCACGCCACGGCCCATCGCGCAGGGGCTGTTCAACGCGATACCGGAATCGCCGCCGCTGGACGCGCCGGCCATCCCGGACGCCGGCGCCCCAGCGAATTTCGGTGCGCCGGGGCCGATCGGAGCGGTGGTGGCGTCGTACGCCCTGAAAGAGTTGGACCAGGGCTCGTCGGGCGCCGTGCGTTACTACGCGGTGTTACCGGACGGCCTGCAGCCCATCTCCCCGGTGCTTGCGGCGATCCTGCGCAACGCCAATTCCTATGGCCTGGACCAACCTCCGCGGCTGGGCGCCGACGGAGTGGCCAAGCTGCCGGTGTCGCGGATGCTGGACACCGCCCGCTACCCGGACCGGCAGATCACCCTCGTCGACGCGGCCAAAGCCCCCGTCACCTGTGCGTACTGGAACAAGCCCGCCGGGGCCGCCACCAGCTCGCTGAGCCTGCTGGCCGGCTCGGCGCTGCCGGTGCCCGATTCGATCCGCACCGTCGACCTGATCGGCGGCGGCTCCGCCGGAAATGGGTCGACGGCCACCCGCGTCGCGCTGCCGCCGGGCACCGGCTACTTCACCCAGACCGTGGGTGGCGGTCCGGCGGCGCCGGCCACCGGGTCGCTGTTCTGGGTCTCCGACACCGGAGTGCGCTACGGCATCGACAACGAGTCCGATAGCGGAGGACGCGGGAAAACCGTTGAGGCCCTTGGCCTTAGCACACCCCCAGTCGGAATCCCGTGGTCGGTGCTGTCGCTGTTCGCGCCCGGCCCGACGCTGTCGCGCGCCGACGCGCTGCTCGCCCACGACGGCTTGGCGCCCGACGCCAAGCCCGGTCGCCCGGTATCGGCCGAAGGAGCCCCCCGATGAGCCGGCTGATCTTCGAAGCCCGCCGGCGGCTGCCGCCGCCCAGCACCCGCAAAGGCACCATCGCCATCGAGGCGCCGCCGGAGCTGCCCCGGGTGATCCCGCCGTCGCTGCTGCGGCGCGCGATGCCCTACCTGATCGTGATCCTGATCGTCGGCATGATCATCGCGCTGGTCGCCACCGGCATGCGGCTGATCTCCCCGCAGACGTTGTTCTTCCCGTTCGTGCTGCTGCTGGCGGCAACCGCGCTCTATCGCGGCAACGACAACAAGATGCGCACCGAGGAGGTCGACGCCGAACGGGCCGACTACCTGCGCTACCTGTCGGTGGTGCGGGACAACATCCGGAACCAGGCCGCCCAGCAGCGCGCGGCCGCGCAATGGTCCCATCCCGACCCGACGGCGCTGGCCGCGGTGCCCGGCTCCCGCCGCCAGTGGGAGCGTGACCCGCACGACCCCGACTTCCTGGTGTTGCGGGCCGGCCGCCACCAGGTGCCCCTGGACACCGCGCTGCGGGTCAAAGACACCGCGGACGAGATCGACCTGGAACCGGTGTCGCACAGCGCATTACGCAGCCTGCTCGACACCCAGCGCACCGTCCGTGACGTGCCCACCGGAATCGACCTGACCAAGGTTTCGCGGATCACCGTCCTGGGTGAGGCGGCGCAGGTGCGGGCGGCGTTGCGCGCCTGGATCGCTCAGGCGGTGACGTGGCACGACCCGACCGTTCTCGGGGTGGCGCTGGCCACTCGCGACCTGGAGAGCCGCGATTGGTCGTGGCTGAAGTGGTTGCCGCACGTGGACATTCCCGGCGAACTCGACGGTGTCGGCCCGGCGCGGTACCTGTCGACCGACCCCGACGAGCTGGTCTCGCTGCTGGGCTCCGCCCTCGTCGACCGCTCGGCGTTCAACGGTGAGCCGCCGGATGCGCTGCGGCACCTGCTGGTCGTCGTCGACGACCCCGACTACGACGTGAACGCCTCGGCGCTGGCGGCGGGCCGGGCGGGGGTCACCGTCGTGCACACCACCGCCACACCGCCACACCGCGAACAGTATTCGGATCCCGAAAAGCCGATCCTGCGGATCAGCGGGGGGGCCATCGAGCGCTGGCAGACCGGCGGCTGGCAGCCCTACATCGACAGCGCCGACCAACTCGGCGTCGACGACGCCGCCGCCCATCTGGCCCGTGAGCTCTCGCGCTGGGACTCCAACCCGACCCACACCGGGTTGCGCTCGGCGGCCACCCGCGGCGCCACGTTCACCACATTGCTGGGTATCCCGGACGCGTCGCAACTGGATGTGCCGGCGCTGTGGGCGCCGCGCCGCCGCGACGACGAGTTGCGGGTTCCGATCGGTGTCACCGCGACCGGTGAGCCGCTGATCTTCGACCTCAAGGACGAGGCCGAGGGCGGCATGGGTCCCCACGGCCTGATGATCGGCATGACCGGCTCGGGTAAGTCGCAGACCCTGATGTCGATCCTGTTGTCGCTGTTGACAACCCACTCGGCGGACCGGCTGATCGTCATCTACGCCGACTTCAAGGGCGAGGCCGGCGCCGACAGCTTCCGGGACTTCCCACAAGTGGTCGCGGTGATCTCCAACATGGCCGAGAAGAAGTCGCTGGCCGACCGGTTCGCCGACACGCTGCGCGGCGAGGTGGCCCGTCGCGAGGCGCTGCTGCGCGAGGCCGGCCGCCGCGTTCAGGGCAGCGCGTTCAATTCGGTGACCGAGTACGAGGCCGCCCGGGAATCGGGAGCGGCCGGCGCGGTCGATCTGCCGCCGATCCCGACGCTGTTCGTGGTCGCCGACGAGTTCACCCTGATGCTGGCCGACCACCCCGAGTACGCGGAGCTGTTTGACTACGTGGCCCGTAAGGGCCGTTCGTCGCGCATCCACATCCTGTTCGCGTCCCAGACGCTGGATGTGGGCAAGATCAAGGACATCGATAAGAACACCTCGTACCGCATCGGGCTGAAGGTGGCCAGTCCCAGCGTTTCTCGCCAGATCATTGGCGTGGAGGACGCCTATCACATCGAGTCCGGCAAGGAGCACAAGGGCGTGGCCTTCCTGGTGCCCGCCCCCGGCGCGACCCCGATCAAGTTCCGCAGCACCTATGTCGACGGCATCTACGAGCCGCCGCAAACCACGAAATCCTTTGTGGTGCAATCAACTCCAGAGCCAAAGTTATTCATGGCCGAGAGGGTCGAGCCGGATCAGGGCACGGTGATCTCCGTCGGTGAGGACGAGGAAACGGCCGGACCGCCGCGCAAGCTGATCGCGACCATCGGCGAACAGTTGGCGCGCTACGGTCCGCGGGCACCGCAGTTGTGGCTGCCGCCGCTGGACGAACCGATCGCGTTGAGCGCGGTGCTGGCTCGCGCCGGGGTGCCGCAACGACAGTGGCGGTGGCCGCTCGGCGAGATCGACAAACCGTTCGAGATGCGCCGCGATCCGCTGATCTTCGACGCCACCTCGGCGGATGGGAACGTGGTGATCCACGGCGGCGCCAAGTCGGGTAAATCGACTGCGCTGCAAACGTTCATCTTGTCGGCGGCCAACCTGCACTCGCCGCGGGACGTCACGTTCTACTGCCTGGACTACGGCGGCGGACAGCTGCGGGCGCTGGAAGGCCTGGCGCACGTCGGCAGCGTCGCCTCGGCGCTGGAACCCGAACGCATCCGCCGCACCTTCGGCGAGCTCGAGCAGCTGCTGCTGTCCCGCCAGCAGCGCGGGGCGTTCCGGGACAAGCACGATTCGGCCGCCGCCGACGGTTACGGCGAGGTGTTCCTGGTCATTGACAACCTCTACGCGTTCGGTCGGGACAACACCGACCAGTTCAACACCCGTAACCCGTTGCTGGCCAAGGTGACCGAACTGGTGAACGTCGGTCTGGCCTACGGCATCCACGTGATCATCACCACCCCCAGCTGGCTGGAGGTGCCGCTGGCCATGCGCGACGGCCTCGGGCTGCGGCTCGAGCTCAGGCTGCACGACCCGCGGGACAGCAACGTGCGGTTGGTCGGCGCCCTGCGCCGGCCCGCCGAATCCGTGCCGCACGACCAGCCGGGCCGCGGATTGACCATGGCCGCCGAGCATTTCCTGTTCGCCGCTCCCGAACTGGACCAGCTGGCCGCGATCAACGCCCACTACCCCGGCGTGGCCGCGCCGCCGGTTCGGCTGCTGCCCACCAACCTCTCGCCCGACGCGGTGGGGGCGCTGTATCGGGGCCCCGACCGGGTGGCCATCGGCCAGCGGGAAGAGGACCTCGCACCGGTTGTCCTCGACCTCGCCGAGAACCCGTTGTTGATGGTGTTCGGCGACAGCAAGTCCGGTAAGACCACGCTGCTGCGCCATATCATCCGCACCATCCGTGAACACTCCACCGCGGACCGGGTGGCCTTCACCGTGCTGGACCGGCGGCTGCACCTCGTCGACGAACCGCTGTTCCCCGACAACGAATACACGGCCAACATCGACCGGGTCATCCCGGCGATGCAGGGGCTCGCCAACCTCATCGAGTCGCGGCGACCACCCGCGGGCTTGTCGGCGGCCGAGCTGTCCGGCTGGACCTATCGGGGCCACACCCACTACCTGATCATCGACGACGTCGACCAAATACCGGATTCGCCGGCGATGACCGGCCCCTATATCGGACAGCGGCCATGGACTCCGCTGATCGGGCTGCTGGCGCAGGCCGGCGATCTGGGGCTGCGGGTGATCGTCACGGCGCGGGCCACCGGATCGGGGCACACGCTGATGACGAGCCCGTTGCTACGCCGCTTCAACGACTTGCAGGCGACCACGTTGATGCTTTCGGGCAATCCGCAAGACAGCGGCAAGATCCGGGGCCAACGGTTTGGCCGGTTGCCCGCCGGACGGGCGATCCTGTTGAGCGACAGCGATATTCCGACGTACGTGCAGTTGGTCAACCCGTTGATTGGGGAGACCGTGATGGTTAGTGAACTGGGAACAGAAGGATTACACGAGGAGTAGCCATGACGTTGCGAGTGGTTCCCGAGGGCCTGGCCGCGACCAGCGCGGCGGTGGAGGCGCTGACGGCGCGGCTGGCGGCCGCGCACGCGGCGGCGGCTCCGGCGATTACCGCGGTGGTGCCCCCGGCGGCGGATCCGGTGTCGCTGCAGACGGCCGCCGGGTTCAGCGTCCAGGGCCAGGAGCACGCCGCGATTGCGGCCCAGGGTGTCGAAGAACTCGGCCGCGCCGGTGTCGGCGTGGGCCAATCCGGCGCGAGCTACCTCGCGGGTGACACCGCCGCGGCCGCTTCGTACGGTGCGGCGGGCGCCTGACAATGGCGGCGCCCGAAGTGTATTCACGGAGAGGGGCCCAGACAATCGACGAGCCAGTGAGCAACACCGAAGTCAGTAACCGGACCCGGAGTGACCGAAGAGAAGGGAAAACACGATGAGTTTGTTGGACGCTCATATTCCGCAGTTGGTGGCTGCGCAGTCGGCGTTTAGCGCTAAGGCGGCGTTGATGCGCAGCACCATCAGCCAGGCCGAGCAGGAAGCGGTGTCGGCGCAGGCATTTCATGTCGGGGAGGCCTCGGCGGCGTTTCAGGCCGCGCATGCCCGGTTCGTAGAGGTCGCGGCTCGGGTCAACACCTTGCTGGACATCGCGCAGATCAATCTCGGGGACGCGGCCGGCACGTATGTGGCCGCCGATGCCGCGGCCGCGTCGGGCTACACGGCGTTTTAACCGGACTTCCGTTAACGGCGAAAGGATTTGTGATGTCGCAGATTATGTACAACTATCCGGCGATGTTGAGCCATGCCGCGGACATGTCGGGCTATGCCGGCACGTTGCAGGGGCTGGGCGCCGACATCGCCAGCGAGCAGGCGGCGCTGTCGAACGCCTGGCAGGGTGACACCGGGATGACCTATCAGGTGTGGCAGGCGCAGTGGAACCAGGCGATGGAAGCGCTGGTGCGGGCCTATCAGTCGATGGCCAGCACGCACGAGGCCAACACCTTGGCCATGTTCGCCCGCGACACGGCCGAAGCCGCCAAGTGGGGCGGCTAGTCCAGCCCAGATGAGCGTCAAACCCAACGCAGTCGAGCTGACGGTCGATCAGGCGTGGTTCATCGCGGAAACCATTGGAGCGGGCAGCTTCCCGTGGGTGCTGGCGATCACCATGCCCTATTGCGATGCCGCGCAACGCGGTGCGTTCCTCGAGCGTCAGAAGGCCGAACTGAGCCGGATGGGTTTGGTGTCCGAAGACGGCCGCGTCAACCCCGCGGTCGCCGACTGGATCAGAGCGGTGTGCTTCCCGGACCGGTGGCTCGACCTGCGCTACGTGGGGCCCACTAAAAACACCGGTGCCGGCGAGCTGCTGCGCGGCGTGGTCGCGCAGCGCGGTGGTACCGCCGGCGGGTCTCCGAAGACGGTGGTGGCCCTGCGCAGCGCGCAGTTGATCACGCTCACCGCCATGGACATCGACGGCCCCCTGGCGCTGGTTCCGGTCCTCGGTGTGGGGCTGGCGCAGCGGCCGCCGGCGCGATTCGACGAGTTCGGCATGCCGATGCGCGTCGGGGCCCGGGCCGACGAGCGGCTGCGGTCGGGCGCCTCGCTATCCGAAGTCGTTGGCTACCTGGGTATCCCGGCATCCGCGCGGCCGGTGGTGGAGTCGGTGTTCACCGGACCGCGCAGCTACGTCGAAATCGTCGCCGGCTGCCGCCGCGACGGGCGGCAGGCCACCACCGAGGTCGGGATGAGCATTGTCGACACCACCGCGGGCCGCGTGCTGGTCAGCCCGTCCCGCGCCTTCGACGGCGAGTGGGTGTCGACCTTCAGCCCCGGCACCCCCTTCGCGATCGCCGTCGCGATCGAACAGCTGACCGACTTGTTGCCCGACGGCCACTGGTTCCCCGGCCAGCGGCTGGCCCGAGATTTCTCTGTTCAACACGCATAACCCAGATAGCAGACAGAAAGAGAGCACGATGTACCGCAAACGGCACGAGCAGCCTTCGAGGGTCCGGTGACGTCGGGCACCGTCATGCCGATCGTCCGCGTGGCCATCCTCGCGGACAGCAGGCTGACGGAGCTGGCGCTGCCGGCCGAGTTGCCGCTGCGCGAAATCCTGCCCGCGGTACAGCGTTTGGTTGTTCCCGCGGCGACCAACGGTGACGCGGCGAACTCCCCGGACACCCTTGCCGCCGGCGCGGCTTCCCATTTGAGCCTGGCACCCATCGGCGGGGCGCCGTTCAGCCTGGACGCCAGCCTGGACACCGTCGGTGTCGTGGACGGTGATCTGCTGGCGCTACAGCCGGTGCCCATCGGCCCGGCCGCGCCGGGCATCGTCGAGGACATCGCCGACGCCGCCATGATCTTCTCGACCTCCCGGTTGAAGCCTTGGGGGACAAGGCATATCCAGCGCGGGGCGCTGGCCGCGGCGATCGCCGTGGTATTCCTGGCGACTGGCCTGGGCGTCACGTACCGGGCGGCCGCCGGCGCGCCGGCCGGGCTGATCGCGGTCGCCGTGATCGCGGCGCTGACCGCGTTGGCGGGATTGCTGATTACCCTCCGCTCGGCTCGCACGAGCAGGGCGCTGTCGGTCGCGGCGCTGGTGCCCATCGGCGCCGCCTTGGCGCTGGCGGTGCCGGGGAGATTCGGGCCGGCGCAACTGACGCTGGCCGCGGCCGGTGTCACCGCGTGGTCGCTGATCGTGCTTTTGCTGCCCAGCGCCGAGCGTGAGCGCATCGTCGGGTTTTTCACCGCGACCGCGGTGACCGGCGCGGGGGTGTTGCTGGCCGCCGGTGCCGAACTCATCTGGCGGCTACCGATATTGAGCATCGGCTGTGGGCTGATCGTGGCGGCCCTGCTGGTCAGCGTCGAGGCGCCGCAATTGTCGGCGCTGTGGGCGCGCTTCCCGTTGCCGGTGATTCCGGCGCCCGGCGACCCGACCCCGTCGGCGCCGTCGTTGCGGGTGCTGGAGGACTTGCCGCGGCGGGTGCGGATCGGCGACGCCCATCAGAACGGATTCATCGCCGGCGCGGTGCTGCTCAGCCTCCTGGGATCGGTGGCGATCGCGCTGCGTCCCGAGGCGCTGAGCGCCTGGGGGTGGTACGTGGTGGCGGCGACCGCGGCCGCGTCGATCCTGCGCGCGCGGGTGTGGGATTCGGCCGCGTGCAAGGCCTGGCTGCTCGCGCAGCCCTACCTGGTCGCGGGTGTCCTGCTGGTGATCTACACGGCGACGGGACGTTACGCCGCCGCCCTCGGCGCGGTCCTGGTGTTAGCGGCGCTGGTATTGGTCTGGGTCGTGGTGGCGCTGAACCCGCGCATCGCCTCGCCGGAAAGTTATTCGCTGCCGCTGCGGCGGCTGCTGGGCTTTGTCGCGGCCGGCCTCGACGCTTCGCTGATCCCCGTCATGGCGTACCTGGTCGGCCTGTTCACCTGGGTAATCAATCGATGATGAGGGCCGGACCTCAAGCCGGGTTAGCCTGCCTTACAGCGGTTTTCGCGGCTGTGGTGTGGACCTGTCCGCCGGCGCTCGCGATCGATGAGCCGAAGGTGGACCCGGGTGTGCCGCCGCCCAGCGGAACCCCGGGGCCCGGGCAGCCGATGGAGCAGCGCGGTCCGTGCAGCACCTCCGGGGTCATCCCGGGCAGCGATCCCGGTGCGGTGACGCCCGGCCAGGCGGCGCTGAATCTTCCTGCGGCGTGGCAGTTTTCCCGCGGCGACGGCCAACTGGTGGCGGTCATCGACACCGGGGTGCGGCCAGGTCCGCGGCTGCCCAACGTCGACCCCGGCGGCGATTTCGTCGAGACGACCGACGGCCTGACCGACTGCGACGGGCACGGCACCCTGGTTGCCGGGATCATCGCCGGCCAGCCGGCGCCGGCCGGCGAGGACGGTTTCTCGGGGGTCGCGCCCGCGGCGCGGGTGTTGTCGATCCGGGTGACGTCGGCGAAGTTCTCGCCGCGGACGCCGGGCGGGGATCCGCTGCTGGCGCGGGCGGCCCTCGACGTCGCGACGCTGGGCCGGGCGATCGTGCATGCGGCCGACCTCGGCGCCCGAGTGATCAGCATCTCCGCCATCACCTGCCTGCCCGCCGACCGGACGGTCGACCAGGCCGCACTGGGCGCCGCGATCCGGTATGCGGCCGTCGACAAGGACGCGGTGATCGTGGCCGCCGCGGGCAATTCCGGGTCGACCGGATCGGTCGCCGGCGGAACGTCGTGCGACTCCAATCCGCTCACCGACCTGAGCCGTCCGGGCGACCCGCGCAACTGGGCCGGCGTGAAGTCGGTGTCCATCCCGTCGTGGTGGCAGCCGTACGTGCTGTCGGCGGCTTCCCTGACGCCGGACGGGCAGCCGTCGAAATTCACCATGGCCGGGCCGTGGGTGGGCATCGCGGCACCCGGCGAAGACATTGTGTCGGTGAGCAATCGTGACGGTGGCGGTCTGGCTAATGGCCTGCCCAACGACCACCAGCAACTGGTCGCGCTGAGCGGTACCAGCTACGCGGCCGGCTACGTGTCGGGCGTCGCCGCGCTGGTCCGCAGCAAGTATCCCGAACTGACCGCCACGCAGGTGATGCGGCGCATCACCGCCACCGCGCACAACGGCGCCCGGACGCCCTCCAACGTCGTCGGCGCCGGCAGCGTCGACCCCGTGGCGGCGCTGACATGGGAGTTGCCCGCCGGCAACCAATCTGGCGCGGCACCGGTGAAGCCGGTCGCCGCCCCGCCGGCACCGGCGCCGAAGGACACCAAGCCGCGGACCGTCGCGTTCGCCGGAACCGCCGCGCTGGCTTTGGTCGTCGCGGCCGTCGCCGCGATCACCGCGATCACCGCGCGCCGACGGAAGGAGACCACCCTATGAGCCTGCATCGCTCGATACCGATCCCGGGCAGCGGCCGAATCACACTGGCGCTGCTGGCCATAGTGCCCGCCGTGATGGCCTACCCCTGGCGGTCGCCGCGCGACTACTGGTTGCTGGGCATCGCCGCCGCCGTCGTGATCGTGCTGTTCGGCCGGTGGCGCGGCCTGTATTTCACCACGATCCTGCGCCGCCGCTGGGCGCTGGCCGGCCGCACCGTAAACCCAACGGGCGCATCGGCACCCGAACCCGGTTCTGCCGGCAGGGCAACGGTGCTGCTGCGCGTCGGGCCGCCGGTGGGCGACTCGGACGTGCTTCCGCTGCCCCTGATCGCCGGGTATCTGGACCGCTACGGCGTCCGCGCCGACAAGATCCGAATCACCAGCCGCGACAATCCCTCCGACGTGTCGAGGCGGGAGACCTGGATCGGGCTCACGCTATCGGCCGAAGACAACCTGGCGGCGCTGCAGGCCCGCTCGTCGCGGATTCCGTTGCACGAGACCGCTCAGGTCGCGGCGCGCCGGCTGGCCGACCACCTCCGGGAGATCGGATGGGAAGTCAGCACGGTTGCGCCCGACGACGTCCCGCGATTGCTGGCGCCCAACGCCCGCGAAACGTGGCGGGGAGTGCGGCAGGGCACCTCGGATTACCTTGCGGCATACCAGGTTCGCGTGGAGGACGGGTTCCCCGAAACCCTGGACGCGGTCCTGTCGCATCCGGCGCGCGAGACCTACACGGCGCTGGAGATCGCCGGTGACGGAACCCACAACACCGTCGCGGCCGCGTGCGCGTTCCTCACCGAATCGCCGGTGGCGGCGGCGCTGTCCGGGCTGACCCCGCAACGCGGAAATCACGGGCCGGCGCTGGCGGCATTGGATCTGCTGTCCACGCAACGACTCGACGGGCACACCGATGAGCCCGCCGGCCTGCTGGCGCGGCTGGCCTGGCCGACTCCGGTGGCCGGCGCCCATCGGGCACCGCTGGCCGAGACCGCTAGAACATGACCTCGCGCAGGAACGGCGTCATCCGGCGCAGGTAATCCAGCTGGCTCACGTGCAGCACGTGACTACCGGGAAACCAGTGCAGCGCACAGCGATTCCAATGTTCCCAAAGCATGACGGCCTGCCCCGGCGGGGCCATCCGATCGCCGAGGCCGGTGATGATCATCCGGCGGTCCTTCGGCACCAGTGGCCGGTAGTTCAGGGGGCTGTGGTAGGACAGCCCGGCCGCTAGCTCGTCACGGCCGATCTTGGACAACCGCAGCCCCAGCCCGACGAGTTTGTTGGCCGGGAACCATTCGTCGAACATCGTCGCCGGGCTCACGACCGGGCAGTTGGGGATGACGGCCTCGATCCGGTCCTCGACCGAAGCCACCAGCGCGGCGGTGTAGCCGCCCAGCGATATGCCGGTCAGCGCGACGCGGTCGACGCCGGTGTGCCGCAAATGGTCGATGACGGACCGGAAGTCGTGCACGGCCTGGGCCATCGCCTCGGCGAAACCGGCGAGCCCGCCGGCGAAATAGCCGAAACCGCTGAACGGCGAGAACTTTTCGGCCCGCGGACCGTGGAACGGCAGCGTGTACATCAGGACGTCGTAGCCGGACCGGTAATACCACGGCAGCGTGAAGAACCGCCCGTTGGCCAGGTACGACGACCCCATGAAGCCGTGGATGACGCACAGTGTGGGGTGCGGTCCGTCGCTATGCCGCCAGTGCTGCGCGTGCAC
The nucleotide sequence above comes from Mycobacterium malmoense. Encoded proteins:
- the eccB gene encoding type VII secretion protein EccB, yielding MTSNEPDRERDGARRSFASRTPVDDNPDKVEYRRGFVTRHQVSGWRFVMRRIASGIALHDTRMLVDPLRTQSRAVLMGVLLLITGLAGCFVFSLIRPSGSAGNNPVLADRSTAALYVRLGDDLHPVLNLTSARLIVGRPVNPTTVKSSELDRFPRGNLIGIPGAPERMVQNTSHDANWTVCDAVSGTSHAAHSTGVTVIAGTPDGRGARAAALGSGQAVLVDNGTGTWLLWDGKRSQINLSDHAVTNALGLGLGAADGPTPRPIAQGLFNAIPESPPLDAPAIPDAGAPANFGAPGPIGAVVASYALKELDQGSSGAVRYYAVLPDGLQPISPVLAAILRNANSYGLDQPPRLGADGVAKLPVSRMLDTARYPDRQITLVDAAKAPVTCAYWNKPAGAATSSLSLLAGSALPVPDSIRTVDLIGGGSAGNGSTATRVALPPGTGYFTQTVGGGPAAPATGSLFWVSDTGVRYGIDNESDSGGRGKTVEALGLSTPPVGIPWSVLSLFAPGPTLSRADALLAHDGLAPDAKPGRPVSAEGAPR
- the eccCa gene encoding type VII secretion protein EccCa produces the protein MSRLIFEARRRLPPPSTRKGTIAIEAPPELPRVIPPSLLRRAMPYLIVILIVGMIIALVATGMRLISPQTLFFPFVLLLAATALYRGNDNKMRTEEVDAERADYLRYLSVVRDNIRNQAAQQRAAAQWSHPDPTALAAVPGSRRQWERDPHDPDFLVLRAGRHQVPLDTALRVKDTADEIDLEPVSHSALRSLLDTQRTVRDVPTGIDLTKVSRITVLGEAAQVRAALRAWIAQAVTWHDPTVLGVALATRDLESRDWSWLKWLPHVDIPGELDGVGPARYLSTDPDELVSLLGSALVDRSAFNGEPPDALRHLLVVVDDPDYDVNASALAAGRAGVTVVHTTATPPHREQYSDPEKPILRISGGAIERWQTGGWQPYIDSADQLGVDDAAAHLARELSRWDSNPTHTGLRSAATRGATFTTLLGIPDASQLDVPALWAPRRRDDELRVPIGVTATGEPLIFDLKDEAEGGMGPHGLMIGMTGSGKSQTLMSILLSLLTTHSADRLIVIYADFKGEAGADSFRDFPQVVAVISNMAEKKSLADRFADTLRGEVARREALLREAGRRVQGSAFNSVTEYEAARESGAAGAVDLPPIPTLFVVADEFTLMLADHPEYAELFDYVARKGRSSRIHILFASQTLDVGKIKDIDKNTSYRIGLKVASPSVSRQIIGVEDAYHIESGKEHKGVAFLVPAPGATPIKFRSTYVDGIYEPPQTTKSFVVQSTPEPKLFMAERVEPDQGTVISVGEDEETAGPPRKLIATIGEQLARYGPRAPQLWLPPLDEPIALSAVLARAGVPQRQWRWPLGEIDKPFEMRRDPLIFDATSADGNVVIHGGAKSGKSTALQTFILSAANLHSPRDVTFYCLDYGGGQLRALEGLAHVGSVASALEPERIRRTFGELEQLLLSRQQRGAFRDKHDSAAADGYGEVFLVIDNLYAFGRDNTDQFNTRNPLLAKVTELVNVGLAYGIHVIITTPSWLEVPLAMRDGLGLRLELRLHDPRDSNVRLVGALRRPAESVPHDQPGRGLTMAAEHFLFAAPELDQLAAINAHYPGVAAPPVRLLPTNLSPDAVGALYRGPDRVAIGQREEDLAPVVLDLAENPLLMVFGDSKSGKTTLLRHIIRTIREHSTADRVAFTVLDRRLHLVDEPLFPDNEYTANIDRVIPAMQGLANLIESRRPPAGLSAAELSGWTYRGHTHYLIIDDVDQIPDSPAMTGPYIGQRPWTPLIGLLAQAGDLGLRVIVTARATGSGHTLMTSPLLRRFNDLQATTLMLSGNPQDSGKIRGQRFGRLPAGRAILLSDSDIPTYVQLVNPLIGETVMVSELGTEGLHEE
- a CDS encoding PE family protein, whose amino-acid sequence is MTLRVVPEGLAATSAAVEALTARLAAAHAAAAPAITAVVPPAADPVSLQTAAGFSVQGQEHAAIAAQGVEELGRAGVGVGQSGASYLAGDTAAAASYGAAGA
- a CDS encoding ESX secretion-associated protein EspG, with the translated sequence MSVKPNAVELTVDQAWFIAETIGAGSFPWVLAITMPYCDAAQRGAFLERQKAELSRMGLVSEDGRVNPAVADWIRAVCFPDRWLDLRYVGPTKNTGAGELLRGVVAQRGGTAGGSPKTVVALRSAQLITLTAMDIDGPLALVPVLGVGLAQRPPARFDEFGMPMRVGARADERLRSGASLSEVVGYLGIPASARPVVESVFTGPRSYVEIVAGCRRDGRQATTEVGMSIVDTTAGRVLVSPSRAFDGEWVSTFSPGTPFAIAVAIEQLTDLLPDGHWFPGQRLARDFSVQHA
- a CDS encoding WXG100 family type VII secretion target → MSQIMYNYPAMLSHAADMSGYAGTLQGLGADIASEQAALSNAWQGDTGMTYQVWQAQWNQAMEALVRAYQSMASTHEANTLAMFARDTAEAAKWGG
- the eccD gene encoding type VII secretion integral membrane protein EccD; this translates as MPIVRVAILADSRLTELALPAELPLREILPAVQRLVVPAATNGDAANSPDTLAAGAASHLSLAPIGGAPFSLDASLDTVGVVDGDLLALQPVPIGPAAPGIVEDIADAAMIFSTSRLKPWGTRHIQRGALAAAIAVVFLATGLGVTYRAAAGAPAGLIAVAVIAALTALAGLLITLRSARTSRALSVAALVPIGAALALAVPGRFGPAQLTLAAAGVTAWSLIVLLLPSAERERIVGFFTATAVTGAGVLLAAGAELIWRLPILSIGCGLIVAALLVSVEAPQLSALWARFPLPVIPAPGDPTPSAPSLRVLEDLPRRVRIGDAHQNGFIAGAVLLSLLGSVAIALRPEALSAWGWYVVAATAAASILRARVWDSAACKAWLLAQPYLVAGVLLVIYTATGRYAAALGAVLVLAALVLVWVVVALNPRIASPESYSLPLRRLLGFVAAGLDASLIPVMAYLVGLFTWVINR
- a CDS encoding type VII secretion protein EsxS; the encoded protein is MSLLDAHIPQLVAAQSAFSAKAALMRSTISQAEQEAVSAQAFHVGEASAAFQAAHARFVEVAARVNTLLDIAQINLGDAAGTYVAADAAAASGYTAF